The Paenibacillus yonginensis genome segment GATGACCACGTCGATTCCCTGATCCTTTAAGGCAGCGCCCTCCCGGAGCATATGATAAGTTTTTCCGGTGCCGCTCACGGCCCCGATAAAAATTTTCAGCCGGCCGCGATGCAGCTTGGAGATTGACAGCAAAATTTCCTCAGGGCTTTTCCTCCGGTAATTGTCCAAGCGACCATTTCCCCTTTGATCCGCAGCTTGTTCATGATCTGAACTCATTTTGAATGCCGGGCATGGAAGGCCCTTATTTCCCCGCTGCCGCTTGCTGCACATCAAGGTTCAGAAGCAGCACGTTAACGACGGGTTCGCTAAACAGTCCCAGTTCTCTGCCTTTTGTATGCTGGTCGACCAGCTCCTGCAGCTGATCCGCCGGTATGCCCGTGTTGGCGCTGACGCGCGGTATCTGAACTTCGGCTGCGGCTACGCTGATGTCCGGGTCCAGCCCCGAACCGGAGTTCGTGACCAGGTCGATCGGCAGCTTGGAGACGGGAACCTGCGGATTTTCCTTCTCCCAAGCCCGCACAGCTTCCTCGGTACGTTGGATCATCTCCAGATTGGACGGCGCGTAATTGGGCGTACCGGAAGAAGCCGCATTGTAATCAATGCTGGAGATTCTTCCATGGAACAAGGCAGGCGAAGTAAACGATTGCCCGATCAGCTCGGAGCCGATCAATTGATGATTCGCATCATATACCAGACTGCCGTCTGCTTTACCAGGCATAAAAGCCTGGGCAATTCCCGTTACGACAAGCTGGTAAACCACCACAAGGAGGATCAGGGCCAAACTTGTTCTTAAGGTTAGCGTTAGGGTCTTCATCATTTTTAGCTCCTCCTTCCCTAAACCATGAATTGAACTAGCAGATCAATCAATTTGATGCCGATAAACGGCACGATGACGCCGCCCAGCCCGTAAACCAGCAGATTGCGGCCCAGAAGCCGGGAAGAGCTCATCGGTTTATAAGCGACTCCTCTCATAGCCAGCGGAATCAGCAGCGGAATAATGACCGCGTTAAAAATCAAAGCGGACAAGATCGCCGACAGCGGCGAATGGAGCCGCATAATATTCAGGGATTCCATCTCCGGAATCGCCATCATAAACATAGCCGGAATAATAGCAAAATATTTGGCAATGTCATTAGCGATGCTGAAGGTCGTCAAGGCCCCGCGCGTCATCAGCAGCTGCTTGCCGATGGAGACCACTTCGATGATCTTGGAAGGATCGGAATCCAGATCGACCATGTTGGCCGCTTCCTTCGCAGCGACGGTGCCGCTGTTCATCGCAATCCCGACGTCCGCCTGAGCCAGCGCCGGCGCATCGTTGGTTCCGTCGCCGGTCATGGCAACCAGCTTCCCTTCCGCCTGCTCTTTGCGGATCACGGCGATTTTGTCCTCCGGTTTGCTTTCGGCGATAAAGGCGTCGACTCCGGCTTCCGCCGCAATCGTCGCCGCCGTCAGCGGGTTATCGCCCGTACACATGATCGTTTTGATGCCCATTTTTCTCATCTGGTCAAAACGTTCGCGCATTCCCGGTTTGACCGTATCTTTCAGATAAATGAGGCCCAATATATGTTGATCGACGGCAACGGCTAACGGCGTGCCGCCTGCCGAAGCGATCGCATCGGATTTCTCCTGCAAATCGCGCGGAATC includes the following:
- the kdpC gene encoding potassium-transporting ATPase subunit KdpC, which translates into the protein MMKTLTLTLRTSLALILLVVVYQLVVTGIAQAFMPGKADGSLVYDANHQLIGSELIGQSFTSPALFHGRISSIDYNAASSGTPNYAPSNLEMIQRTEEAVRAWEKENPQVPVSKLPIDLVTNSGSGLDPDISVAAAEVQIPRVSANTGIPADQLQELVDQHTKGRELGLFSEPVVNVLLLNLDVQQAAAGK